The nucleotide window TGTCATTCGGCAAATACTGTTATTTTCGCGAACACAAAAAGAAAACAATATTCAATATATATATGTCACAGTTAAACGGAAAAATTTCTCAGATCATTGGTGCGGTGGTGGACGTTTCTTTTCACGGAGAAAAAGTTATGCTGCCGAATATTCTTGACGCGCTTGAAGTAACGCGCCCTGACGGTGTGAACGTGGTGCTTGAGTGTCAGCAGCATATCGGTGAAGATTCCATCCGAACCATTGCGATGGATTCTACAGACGGATTGAGCCGCGGAACGGAAGTGCGTCCTTCGGGCGCTTCGATTAAAATGCCGATTGGCGAAAAAATAAACGGAAGATTATTTAATGTTATTGGCGAAGCGATTGACGGACTTCCGCAGGTGGAAAAGAAAAATGGTTATGCGATTCACCGCAATCCTCCGAAATACGAAGACCTTTCTACTTCATCAGAAATTCTTTTCACGGGAATTAAAGTTATTGACTTGCTTGAGCCGTATGTGAAAGGCGGAAAGATTGGTTTGTTCGGTGGCGCAGGAGTTGGAAAAACAGTTTTGATTCAGGAGTTGATTAACAATATCGCGAAAGGATACGGTGGACTTTCTGTATTCGCAGGAGTGGGTGAGCGCACGCGCGAAGGAAACGATTTGCTCCGCGAAATGATTGAAGCGGGCATTATGAAATACGGAGATGCGTTCAAGCACTCGATGGAAAAAGGCGGATGGGATTTATCAAAAGTGGATATGGATGGATTGAAAGAATCCAAAGCAACATTTGTTTTCGGGCAGATGAATGAACCTCCGGGAGCGCGCGCGCGCGTTGCTCTTTCCGGATTAACGGTTGCGGAATATTTTCGTGATGGCGATGAAAAATCCGGAGGAAAGGATATTCTTTTCTTCATTGATAATATTTTCAGATTCACACAGGCGGGTTCAGAAGTGTCAGCGCTTCTCGGACGCATGCCATCGGCAGTAGGATATCAGCCCACGCTCGCAAGCGAAATGGGAACGATGCAGGAGAGAATCACTTCGACCAAGCGCGGTTCCATCACTTCCGTGCAAGCGGTATATGTACCTGCGGATGACCTGACCGATCCTGCACCTGCTACAACATTCGCGCACTTAGACGCTACAACCGTTCTCTCGCGTAAAATTGCAGAGTTAGGAATTTATCCTGCGGTGGATCCTCTCGATTCTACTTCACGGATTCTTACTCCTACCATTGTGGGCGAAGAACATTACAACTGTGCGCAGCGCGTGAAAATGATTCTTCAGCGCTACAAAGAACTGCTTGACATCATCGCGATTCTCGGCATGGATGAACTTTCTGAAGAAGATAAATTAGTTGTGAGCCGTGCAAGGCGCGTTCAGCGTTTCCTTTCTCAACCCTTCCACGTGGCGGAAGCCTTCACAGGTTTGAAAGGCGCGCTCGTTTCCATCGAAGATGCCATCAAAGGTTTCAATATGATTCTTAACGGTGAAGTGGATGACCTTCCTGAATCGGCATTCCACCTTGTTGGCAACATTGATGAAGCAAAAGAGAAAGCCAAAAAGATAATGGCGGAGTCCAAATAAGAGCAAAAAAGTTTTTTAGTCAAAAGCCCGACAGAGATGTTGGGCTTTTTTGTTTTTAATTCCCCCTTGATGAAGAGGGAAATTTCGGCTTTGCGAAACGGGGGATGTCTTTTTGGCGCGTCCCTCGAAGACTCGGGTCACGCTTTCCGTTCCAATCTTTTCCCGCGAGCGCGGGAAAAGGATTTCCACTTCAATCGTTCGCGCAAACAGCCGGTGTGGTGTGGCATTTCGTTTTCCCCGCGCTGAAGCGCGGGGCTATTAATATTAAATCCCTACGGGATTTTCGTTCCGAATAAAATCTGTGATAATCTGTGCAATCTGTGGCTACGAATCGAGTTCCCCTGCAATAACATTCATCGCGCTTAGCGTAAGAATTGCGTCAGACAACATTGCGCCTTTTATTATTTCAGAATACGCCTGATAATAAATGAAGCAAGGCCTGCGGAAATGCAAGCGATACGCGCAGCGTCCTCCATCGCTGATGAGATAAAATCCGAGTTCACCGTTTCCGCCTTCCACACAGTGATACACTTCACCTTTCGGAACTTCGCTTTCGCCCATCACAATTTTAAAATGATAGATGAGCGCTTCCATATTATTATACACTTCTTCTTTTGGCGGAAGATAAAATTCAGGAACATCAGCGTGGAACGGACCATCGGGCATATTTTTAATCGCCTGTTTTATTATGCTGAGCGATTCCCACATTTCCTGCTCACGCACCATGAAACGGTCGTACACATCTCCGCTTTTTCCAACGGGAATAATAAATTTGAAATCTTCATAAGAAGAATATGGATTCATTACGCGCACATCGTAATCCACTCCGGCAGCGCGAAGATTGGGACCAGTGAAACCATAACTCAGCGCTTTCTCTGCAGAAATTCCTCCGCAGCCGATTGTTCTGTCCATGAAAATTCTATTTCGCACTAATAATTTTTCGAACTCTTCTAATTTTTTTGGAAGTTCTTCAATAAACATTTTTAATTTTTTCCAGGCAGTTTCATTGAAGTCGCGTTCCATTCCTCCTATGCGCCCGATGTTGGTTGTCAATCTTGCTCCGCAAATCTCTTCGTAAATTTCGTATACATGCTCGCGTAACTGAAACACATATAAAAATCCTGTCATTGCTCCGCTGTCAACACCAATCACGCTGTTGCAAACCAAATGGTCGGTGATGCGCGCGAGTTCCATAATAATCACTCGGAGATATTGCGCGCGTTTTGGAATTTCGCAGTTGATTAATTTTTCCACCGTCATGTGCCAGCCCATGTTGTTGATGGGCGATGAGCAATAATTCATGCGGTCAGTAAGCGGAGTAACCTGATAGAACGGTCTTCGCTCTGCAATTTTTTCAAACGCGCGGTGAATGTATCCGATTGTCGGCTCAGCGTCCACAATAATTTCTCCATCCATCTTCAGCACGTTCTGGAAAATTCCATGCGTGGCGGGATGGGTGGGTCCAAGATTTAAAGTGGAAAATTGTTTTCCTGCGTCTTTGAGTATTTCTTCTGCTTCGATTTTCATAATCTATCTACCAAACATGGTATCATCTTTATCCGTTCTTGTTCCGTCTTCCAGCGCATATTCTTTTCTCATCGGGAAATAATTCATCTCATCCATATTCAGAATGCGTTTTAGATTAGGGTGTCCTCTGAAAATGATTCCGTAAAAATCGTATCCCTCCCTTTCCATCCAGTTGGCAGTGGAAAATAATGGAGTCATCGTTGGAACCTCAGGTTCGTTAATAGGGAAAAAAGTTTTTAGTCGTATTCTCCAGTTCTTCGGGAGGTTGTGCAGTTGGTACATCACACCGAGTTCCTGTCCTTTATTATTGGGATAATGCAATCCGCAGAGCGTGGTGAGAAATCCGAAATCAAGTTCCACATCCTCTTTCAGGAATTTTACAACTTCATATATTTTTTCGCGCCTAACAACAAAGACAGGAAAATCATAACTCTGCTCGGAAGAAATAATCGCGTCTCCGAATTCCGCTGTTAATTTATTATTTACTATTTCTAAAAGTGATTCCATTTTCTCTGGTAACGAATTAACGAATCTGGTTACGAATATTACTAATCAGTTTTTGTTTTTGTATTTCTTGCCTACTGGCTACTGCCAACTGCCTACTGGTTTTCAAATCCGTATTTCTTCATCATATCTTTGTATTCAGGAGAATATCTTCTTCTGAAATGTTCTTTCCCAACCATATTTTGAATCTGCATGATGCCGTCAATGACTTGTTCCGGTCTCGGAGGACAGCCGGGCACGTAAACATCCACAGGAATTATTTTATCTATGCCCTGCAAAACGCTGTATGTGTCAAAAATTCCTCCGCTGGAAGCACAAGCACCCATTGCGAGAACCCATTTTGGTTCTGCCATCTGTTCGTAAACCTGGCGCACAATCGGCCCCATTTTTTTTGCGATGGTTCCCATCACCATCAGTAAATCTGCCTGACGCGGAGAAAAACTTAAACGCTCGCTTCCGAATCTTCCCAAATCATAATGCGAAGCCATCAATGCCATGAATTCAATTCCGCAGCAACTCGTAGCAAAAGGTAAAGGCCATATGGAATTTTTTCTTGCAAGCCCGACTGCTTTTTCCAGAGAGGTCGCAAAAAATCCGGGTTGCTCGTGCCCTTCAGGAGAGGCAACAATTGTTGGTTTTGTAATTGCTTCTGACATAATTTTTCTTTCTTCTCTAATTTACAAATTTATTCCCACTTAAGCGCGCCCTTTTTCATGATATAAAAAAATCCTACTAGGAAAAATGCGATGAACAATCCCATCTCCATAAATCCAAGTATTCCAAGTTCTTTGAAGTTTACCGCCCAGGGATACATGAAAATTACCTCCACATCGAACAGGACAAATAAAATTGCCACCAAAAAATATTTTATCGAAAAAGGAATGCGTGCGTTGCCCTGCGGTTCGATTCCGCACTCAAAACTTTCGTCTTTTATTTTTGAATGCCTTTTCGGCCCTAATAAATGTGTAACGAACATGGTTGTAACAACAAAACCACCAGCCACAATGAATGTGATAATGATGGGGAGAAAATCAATCGGTGAATTTTCCATATACAATTTTAAGAGCCTAAATTTAGGAATAATTCCAAACTTGCATTGACGATTTTATTTCAGGATTATTTTGACGGTTTGTAGAAAGTTTTCCACCGGTTTTGAGTTTTCAACAATTTAAATGATAAGCACAAAAAAGTATTGACTTTTTAAAATGAACGATTACCTTCGCTTTGTAATTCAAAAACATCCTGTCATGTTCGAAATGTCAAAAATGATTCTCCAGCGCGTAAGTTTCGACAAGAAACTTTTCAAGAAAGAATTATTCAAAGCGCTCAAGTGGCTTCAGCCGAAAGAAAAAACTTTACTCTACATCTGGTGCCTCGCCAACTTTGGAATGTACAAGGATGTTATCGCTGAAGTTTTCCGGCAAACGATTACCAAGGTTTAAGAATTCCAGGTTTCGTTTTATTCCTTTATGCTTTGTTCGTTGAAGTGGCGAATCCGAAAATGTTTTATTAAAAGTTTCTTCTGAAATTTCTTCCCAGTCCTTTTTTGTGAAGTTCAGAATTTCCGGTTTCGGTTGGAAGTGTGGTTCGTGGTGAGGAGATGAAAAACTATTCCACGGACAAACATCCTGGCAAATGTCGCAGCCGAACATCCAATCATTGAACTTTCCTTTCATATCGTTCGGAATATTTTCTTTCAACTCAATGGTGAAATAAGAAATGCATTTGCTTCCGTCAACAACATAAGGTTCGGAAATCGCATCGGTCGGACAAGCATCAACACATTTGGTGCAGGTTCCGCAGTAGTCCGGAATTTCTCCATCGTATTCCAAATCCAGATCCACAATAAGTTCAGCGATGAAAAAGAAAGAGCCGTTGTTTTTCGTAATGAGGTTTGAATTTTTTCCGATCCATCCGAGACCGGATTTTTTCGCCCACACTTTATCCATCACGGGTGCGGAATCTACAAACGCTCTTGCGTTCACATCTCCTATATTTTTCTTGATGAACTCAATCAGCTGAAATAATTTTTCCTTGATGACGAAGTGATAATCTTTTCCATAGGCGTATTTCGAAATTTTGGGTTGGCTGTGGCTGTCACCCTGAACTTGTTTCAGGGTCTCGCCAGATGCTGAAACGAGTTCAGCATGACGGCTCGACTCAGGAAAATAATTCAGCAGAAGAGAAATAACTGACTTTGCATTCGGCACCAGCACGCGCGGATCAAGTCGCATGTCAAAATGATTTTCCATATAACCCATCTTGCCGTGCTTTTCTTCTTTCAGCCATTTTTCTAAACGAAGCGCTTCTTCATCCAAAAATTCTGCTTTTGAAATACCGCAGAAGTCAAAGCCTAGACGTTTGCTTTCTTGCTTGATGAGGGAAGTGTTTCGTGAAAAATTCACGGACTAAAAAAGATTTCCAGTTTTCTGGTTGGGAAATTTTCCGAGATGCTTGTAAGATTTTTCAGTTGCTTCGCGCCCGCGGGGAGTGCGCTTGAGATAACCTTCCTGAATTAAAAACGGCTCGTACACTTCTTCAATCGTTCCGGCTTCTTCACCAACCGCAGTGGCAATGGTAGTGATGCCCACAGGTCCGCCCTGAAATTTTTCAATGATGGTGCTGAGAATTTTATTATCCATTTCATCGAGCCCGTGTTTGTCCACGTTAAGCGCGTTGAGTGCGTAATCGGCAATCTTGAGATCAATTTTTCCATCTCCTTTTATTTGCGCAAAGTCGCGGACTCTGCGTAGCAATGCGTTTGCAATTCTCGGAGTGCCGCGGCTTCTGCGGGAAATTTCTTCCGATGCTTTTTCATCAATGCCAATATTCAAAAGATTGGATGAACGAAGAATTATTTTTTTGATGAGTGCGGAATCGTAATAATCTAAACGCAGATTAATGCTAAAGCGCGAGCGAAGCGGAGATGTAAGCAAGCCCGCACGTGTAGTTGCTCCCACGAGCGTGAACGGATTTAATTTTATCTGTACGCTTCTTGCATTCGGTCCGCTGTCGAGCATAATGTCAATGCGGTAATCTTCCATAGCGGAATACAAATATTCTTCCACCGTTGTGTTGAGTCGGTGAATTTCATCTATGAACAAAACATCGTTCGGTTCAAGCCCGGTGAGAAGTCCTGCAAGGTCGCCTGGTTTTTCAAGAACAGGTCCTGATGTTGCACGGACATTTACACTCAATTCATTTGCGATGATGTAAGACAAAGTTGTTTTTCCCAATCCCGGAGGCCCGTGAAGCAAAACGTGGTCGAGCGATTCGCCTCTTTGTTTTGCCGCGCGCACAAATATTTTCAGGTTCTCAACTACTTTTTCCTGTCCGGTGAAATCTCTAAAATCAGAAGGACGCAAAGTTTTTTCTATTTCCTTTTCGACAAGGGAAAGATTTTCGGAATCGGGATTTAAATTCGGGTTCATCGGAGACAAATGTAATGAAATGAATCTTTGTAAAATATTTTCAAGGAAGAAACGTTATCAATCAAACTAACATTGCTCTGTGGAAAAGTAAAACTCTTCGGCTTGAATCTGCGGATGCTTAAAAGTAATTTTGGTAGAATCATAATAAGGTAAAAAATATGTTAAGTACAATTCTTCTGCAAGTTGTAACAACTCCAACGGATTCGGCAAGCAAAGCGGTGAACGCAGTTGCCAATGCAATGCCAGTTGTTCAAACTCCAACACAGGACACGCTTTCACTTTTTGATTTAATGCTGAAGGGCGGGCCGATGATGATTCCCATCGGAATTCTTTTTTTGATGTCGGTTTATATTTTCATCGAACGCCTGCTTTCAGTTGCGCGCACTCCAAAAGCGGAAGATAATTTCGTTCACAATATAAAAGATATGCTCGCGAGCGGAAACATTGATGCGGCAAAAACTCTGGTGATGCATACGAAAGGTCCGCAAGCCGCAATCGTTGGAAAAGGAATTCAGCGCCTCGGCAAACCGATAAAAGAAATTGAAGAAGCGATGCAGGGAGTTGCGCAGCAGGAACTTTTCCGGATGGAAAAAAATATTTCCATCCTCAGTATTGCCGGACGCGTAGCGCCAATGGTTGGATTCATCGGAACAATTATAGGTGTGATTTATATTTTTTATGAAATCTCTCTTTCAAAAACGGTGGAGATTGATGTGATTTCAAAAGGGCTTTACCAGAAAATGGTGAGCAGCGCTTCAGGATTAACCGTTGGAATTTTAGCATTCGTGTTTTATTACATCATTCAAATGATGGTGGACAAGCGTGTGAATGCGATGGAAAAAACTTCAGCAGATTTCATCGATATAATTTCTGACCATAAATAATTCACTATGAAAATCAGAAGAAGGCATCGCGAAGGAACGGAAGTGAGCACTGACTCGCTCAACGATATTATGTTTTTTCTTTTGATATTTTTCCTGATTGTTTCAACGCTTGCAAATCCCAGCGTAATAAAAATAAATCTTCCGAACTCGAAAAAAAATATTTCGATTGAAACAAAATCTATTGTGCTGGCAGTAAATAAAGATTTACAATATTTTATAAATAATAAACCTGTTGATGTGATTAATTTGGAAAGCGAATTAATTTCCGCTGTGAAAGAAATGAAAGAACCGACTGTAATTCTGAAAGTAGATAACGGGCTCACAGTTCAGGATTTGGTAAACGTGATGCAGATTGGAGCGAAACTAAAAGTGAAAATGGTTCTCGGAACAAAACCACCCAATGCGGGCTGATGTGGAATTTTATATTCTTTACATCTTATATAGAAAATGGAATATACATTCGAAAGAAATAACCGACTCATCTCTTTAGGAATAACAATTCTTTTTGCCGCACTGCTTTTTATTATTTTGCTTTTCATCAAGTTCATCACTCCTATTCCTCCGTTTGATGCAAGCCCGATGGGCGGACTGGAAGTGAATTTCGGCTATGACGAAGCGGGGATGGGAGATAATAATTCTTTGCAGCCCGTTTCCGATAATCAGAAAAAAAATAATTCCGCGAGTCAGCCGGAAAACAATTCTTCTTCTGAAATGCTTTCGAGCGAGGAAGCAAGCAATGTGACTGCTCCTTCGGTTAAAAAGAAAAACAAAGAAGTAAAAGTGGAAGAACCAAAGCCCGACCAAAATCTTTTGAGTGCGCTGAATAAAATAAATTCTAAAACAGGAAATAATTCCGGAGATGGAAATACAAACACTCCCGGCAATCAGGGCGACCCGAATGGTTCGCTCAATTCAAATGTGTACAGCCCTTTTGAAGGAACAGGAGGAATTCACGGGCGGTTAAAAGGCAGCGGAAGAAAAATGATTGGCGATGTTGCCATCTATGATGATTCGCAGGAAACCGGAATTGTTGCTGTGGAAATTCTTGTTGACCGATACGGAAAAATTATCAAAGCAGAACCTGTTCTCATTGGCTCAACCACTACGAGTTCTCTCCTATGGAAAAAAGCCAAAGACGGTTTGCTGAATAAAGTTCTCTTTAATCAAAGCCCCGCAGGAGAAGAAGCGCGCGGAACTATCTATATAAATTTTACTGTTCGCTGATTTATTTCTTCAAATCTTTAACTTGAAGTTGCAGATAAGTTTTTCCTTCCCATTCCTGCTCGCGGATGTTGTAGCAAACTGTGAAAGGATTTTTTTTTGCGACAAGTTCATAGTGAGTTGATAGACCAAAACCAATCGCAGGAAATTTTATTTCCTTTTGTGTTACATCCATTTTCAGGTGATTGCTCCCCACGATACTCGCGTAACCGCGGTCAGAAACATTTTCCGTGAGGAAAACAGGATTCATATTTCCGGGACCGAAAGGCGCGAATTGTTTTATGATATTGTAAAATGAAGGCGAGATTTCATTCAGGGAAATTTCCGCATCAATTTCAATTTCGGGAATCAGCATTTCATCAGTGATAGTGGAAGAAACTACTTCTTCAAATTTATTTTTGAATGCTTCCACGTTTTCCGGTTTCAATGTAAGCCCTGCTGCGAATTTATGTCCGCCAAACTGCTCGAGCAAATCGCTGCAGGCGCTGAGCGCTTCGTACAAATCAAAGTCTTTTACCGAGCGCGCAGAACCGGAAACAATTCCGTTCGACTGCGTGAGCATTACCGTAGGGCGATAATAAGTTTCGGTTAAACGCGAAGCAACAATTCCAATCACTCCCTTATGCCACGATGGGTCGAAGAGCACAGTGGTTTTTCTCTGCTGGAGAATCGTGCTCTCAGCAATCATTGCGAGTGCTTGTTGTGTGGTGTAAATATCTAAATCCCTTCTGTCAGAATTATTTTTGTTGAGATAGTTGCCTGATTCAATCGCAATTTCGGTAGAAGGAGCAATTAAAAGTTCCACTGCTTTTTTTCCGCTCTCCATTCTTCCCGCTGCATTTATTCTTGGACCAATCACAAAAACAATATCGGTGATGGTCAGTTCTTTTTTCATGTTCGTCAGTTCCAGCATCGCCCGGATTCCTTCACGAGGGGAATTATTTAAACGCTTCAATCCGTAGTAAGCAAGAATTCTGTTTTCTACTGTAATGGGAACAATATCGGCAGCAATGCTGATGGCAACCAAATCAAGATAAGATTCTAAATTTTCTATTGGAATATTTTTTTTCTGCGCTAATGCCTGAATTAATTTGAAACCAATTCCGCATCCGGAAAGTTCTTTGTAAGGATAAGAACAATCTTTTCTTTTCGGGTCGAGCACTGCAACTGCGTTTGGAATTATTTCTCCAGGCAAGTGATGGTCGCAAATAATAAAATCAATTCCCTTTTCTTTCGCGTAAGCGACTTTGTCAACTGCTTTTATTCCGCAATCAAGTGCAATGATGAGTGAAAAATTAGTTGAAGAAGCAAAATCAATTCCCGCAGTAGAAATTCCGTATCCTTCTTTATATCTGTCCGGAATATAATAATCTAAATTCCCGTAAATCGTTTTTAGAAAAGAATAAACCAGCGCAACAGAAGAAGTGCCATCCACATCGTAATCTCCGTACACCAAAATTTTTTCTCCCGATGAAATTGCCGTTTCAATTCTTGCAACGGCTTTGTTCATATCCTTCATCAGGAATGGATCGTGCAATTGTTCCAACTGCGGACGAAAAAATAATTTTGCTTCATCGTAAGTTGTAATTCCCCTATGATAAAGAAGATTTGCGATGACAGAACTAACCTTTACTTCTTTGGTAAACCGTTCGATTATTTCTGCAGGAGCAGCATCTTTTATCTTCCAGCGTTTAGTCACACTATTATAAATGAAGAACAAATATAAAAAAAGAAAGAAAGATTTTCTTAAAACGGCAATTGATGTGGATATCTTTCCAAATGCAGTTCTTTAATCTGGGAAAAAAGCAATTGCTTTAATTCATAAACATTTTCTTTCGTTTGCGCGGAGATAAAAACACACGGTTCAAACATTTTTGAAAGCCAACTGTTCTGCAAATTCTCAAGCGTGATAGGAATTTTTTCTTCGTCAATTAATTTTTCCCAGTCGTGTTGATGCAACACCGCGACATCGGTTCTTCCTTCAATGGAATCAATTTTGTTGAATACGGTAATTATATTTTTTTCTCCCGCCCCGATTTCCGACAAAGTTTTTTTCACTTCTCGCATTTGCTCTTCAAATTTCGGATGAGAAATATCCACTACGTGAAGCAGCACATCTGCTTCGCGAACTTCATCGAGTGTGGATTTAAAACTTTCTACCAATTGGTGAGGAAGTTTGCGAATGAATCCAACCGTATCGGAAAGTAAAAATGGAACACGGTCAATCACCACTTTTCTCACAGTGGTATCAAGCGTGGCGAATAATTTATTTTCTGCAAACACATCAGCTTTCGCAAGTATATTCATCAGCGTGGATTTTCCAACATTTGTATATCCAACCAACGCAACACGAATCATTTCTCCGCGGTTTCTTCTTTGCGTTGCCATCTGCCTGTCAATGTCAACGAGTTTTTCTTTCAGCGCAGAAATTTTTTTCCGCACA belongs to Bacteroidota bacterium and includes:
- a CDS encoding F0F1 ATP synthase subunit beta, which gives rise to MSQLNGKISQIIGAVVDVSFHGEKVMLPNILDALEVTRPDGVNVVLECQQHIGEDSIRTIAMDSTDGLSRGTEVRPSGASIKMPIGEKINGRLFNVIGEAIDGLPQVEKKNGYAIHRNPPKYEDLSTSSEILFTGIKVIDLLEPYVKGGKIGLFGGAGVGKTVLIQELINNIAKGYGGLSVFAGVGERTREGNDLLREMIEAGIMKYGDAFKHSMEKGGWDLSKVDMDGLKESKATFVFGQMNEPPGARARVALSGLTVAEYFRDGDEKSGGKDILFFIDNIFRFTQAGSEVSALLGRMPSAVGYQPTLASEMGTMQERITSTKRGSITSVQAVYVPADDLTDPAPATTFAHLDATTVLSRKIAELGIYPAVDPLDSTSRILTPTIVGEEHYNCAQRVKMILQRYKELLDIIAILGMDELSEEDKLVVSRARRVQRFLSQPFHVAEAFTGLKGALVSIEDAIKGFNMILNGEVDDLPESAFHLVGNIDEAKEKAKKIMAESK
- the nuoD gene encoding NADH dehydrogenase (quinone) subunit D: MKIEAEEILKDAGKQFSTLNLGPTHPATHGIFQNVLKMDGEIIVDAEPTIGYIHRAFEKIAERRPFYQVTPLTDRMNYCSSPINNMGWHMTVEKLINCEIPKRAQYLRVIIMELARITDHLVCNSVIGVDSGAMTGFLYVFQLREHVYEIYEEICGARLTTNIGRIGGMERDFNETAWKKLKMFIEELPKKLEEFEKLLVRNRIFMDRTIGCGGISAEKALSYGFTGPNLRAAGVDYDVRVMNPYSSYEDFKFIIPVGKSGDVYDRFMVREQEMWESLSIIKQAIKNMPDGPFHADVPEFYLPPKEEVYNNMEALIYHFKIVMGESEVPKGEVYHCVEGGNGELGFYLISDGGRCAYRLHFRRPCFIYYQAYSEIIKGAMLSDAILTLSAMNVIAGELDS
- a CDS encoding NADH-quinone oxidoreductase subunit C, with the protein product MESLLEIVNNKLTAEFGDAIISSEQSYDFPVFVVRREKIYEVVKFLKEDVELDFGFLTTLCGLHYPNNKGQELGVMYQLHNLPKNWRIRLKTFFPINEPEVPTMTPLFSTANWMEREGYDFYGIIFRGHPNLKRILNMDEMNYFPMRKEYALEDGTRTDKDDTMFGR
- a CDS encoding NADH-quinone oxidoreductase subunit B — its product is MSEAITKPTIVASPEGHEQPGFFATSLEKAVGLARKNSIWPLPFATSCCGIEFMALMASHYDLGRFGSERLSFSPRQADLLMVMGTIAKKMGPIVRQVYEQMAEPKWVLAMGACASSGGIFDTYSVLQGIDKIIPVDVYVPGCPPRPEQVIDGIMQIQNMVGKEHFRRRYSPEYKDMMKKYGFENQ
- a CDS encoding NADH-quinone oxidoreductase subunit A; its protein translation is MENSPIDFLPIIITFIVAGGFVVTTMFVTHLLGPKRHSKIKDESFECGIEPQGNARIPFSIKYFLVAILFVLFDVEVIFMYPWAVNFKELGILGFMEMGLFIAFFLVGFFYIMKKGALKWE
- the queG gene encoding tRNA epoxyqueuosine(34) reductase QueG, which translates into the protein MNFSRNTSLIKQESKRLGFDFCGISKAEFLDEEALRLEKWLKEEKHGKMGYMENHFDMRLDPRVLVPNAKSVISLLLNYFPESSRHAELVSASGETLKQVQGDSHSQPKISKYAYGKDYHFVIKEKLFQLIEFIKKNIGDVNARAFVDSAPVMDKVWAKKSGLGWIGKNSNLITKNNGSFFFIAELIVDLDLEYDGEIPDYCGTCTKCVDACPTDAISEPYVVDGSKCISYFTIELKENIPNDMKGKFNDWMFGCDICQDVCPWNSFSSPHHEPHFQPKPEILNFTKKDWEEISEETFNKTFSDSPLQRTKHKGIKRNLEFLNLGNRLPENFSDNILVHSKVGEAPDVE
- the ruvB gene encoding Holliday junction branch migration DNA helicase RuvB, whose protein sequence is MNPNLNPDSENLSLVEKEIEKTLRPSDFRDFTGQEKVVENLKIFVRAAKQRGESLDHVLLHGPPGLGKTTLSYIIANELSVNVRATSGPVLEKPGDLAGLLTGLEPNDVLFIDEIHRLNTTVEEYLYSAMEDYRIDIMLDSGPNARSVQIKLNPFTLVGATTRAGLLTSPLRSRFSINLRLDYYDSALIKKIILRSSNLLNIGIDEKASEEISRRSRGTPRIANALLRRVRDFAQIKGDGKIDLKIADYALNALNVDKHGLDEMDNKILSTIIEKFQGGPVGITTIATAVGEEAGTIEEVYEPFLIQEGYLKRTPRGREATEKSYKHLGKFPNQKTGNLF
- a CDS encoding MotA/TolQ/ExbB proton channel family protein, which produces MLSTILLQVVTTPTDSASKAVNAVANAMPVVQTPTQDTLSLFDLMLKGGPMMIPIGILFLMSVYIFIERLLSVARTPKAEDNFVHNIKDMLASGNIDAAKTLVMHTKGPQAAIVGKGIQRLGKPIKEIEEAMQGVAQQELFRMEKNISILSIAGRVAPMVGFIGTIIGVIYIFYEISLSKTVEIDVISKGLYQKMVSSASGLTVGILAFVFYYIIQMMVDKRVNAMEKTSADFIDIISDHK
- a CDS encoding biopolymer transporter ExbD; its protein translation is MKIRRRHREGTEVSTDSLNDIMFFLLIFFLIVSTLANPSVIKINLPNSKKNISIETKSIVLAVNKDLQYFINNKPVDVINLESELISAVKEMKEPTVILKVDNGLTVQDLVNVMQIGAKLKVKMVLGTKPPNAG
- the recJ gene encoding single-stranded-DNA-specific exonuclease RecJ, producing MTKRWKIKDAAPAEIIERFTKEVKVSSVIANLLYHRGITTYDEAKLFFRPQLEQLHDPFLMKDMNKAVARIETAISSGEKILVYGDYDVDGTSSVALVYSFLKTIYGNLDYYIPDRYKEGYGISTAGIDFASSTNFSLIIALDCGIKAVDKVAYAKEKGIDFIICDHHLPGEIIPNAVAVLDPKRKDCSYPYKELSGCGIGFKLIQALAQKKNIPIENLESYLDLVAISIAADIVPITVENRILAYYGLKRLNNSPREGIRAMLELTNMKKELTITDIVFVIGPRINAAGRMESGKKAVELLIAPSTEIAIESGNYLNKNNSDRRDLDIYTTQQALAMIAESTILQQRKTTVLFDPSWHKGVIGIVASRLTETYYRPTVMLTQSNGIVSGSARSVKDFDLYEALSACSDLLEQFGGHKFAAGLTLKPENVEAFKNKFEEVVSSTITDEMLIPEIEIDAEISLNEISPSFYNIIKQFAPFGPGNMNPVFLTENVSDRGYASIVGSNHLKMDVTQKEIKFPAIGFGLSTHYELVAKKNPFTVCYNIREQEWEGKTYLQLQVKDLKK
- the hflX gene encoding GTPase HflX gives rise to the protein MNRRAILIGIINRQQNEATISEYLDELTFLSETAGMFPVKRFTQQLAKPDSHTFIGKGKAEEIKLFVSENNIDVVIFDDEISPSQQRNLEKLFEKKVIDRTGLILEIFSQRARTSYAKTQVELAQLEYIYPRLVGMWTHLERQRGGTGTRGGAGEKEVETDRRIVRKKISALKEKLVDIDRQMATQRRNRGEMIRVALVGYTNVGKSTLMNILAKADVFAENKLFATLDTTVRKVVIDRVPFLLSDTVGFIRKLPHQLVESFKSTLDEVREADVLLHVVDISHPKFEEQMREVKKTLSEIGAGEKNIITVFNKIDSIEGRTDVAVLHQHDWEKLIDEEKIPITLENLQNSWLSKMFEPCVFISAQTKENVYELKQLLFSQIKELHLERYPHQLPF